In Vicia villosa cultivar HV-30 ecotype Madison, WI linkage group LG7, Vvil1.0, whole genome shotgun sequence, the DNA window ggaaGAAAGATGATATTTTCAATGCGTCTTCATTAaacttttataatatttaaattttcaaataattttattttttgtatattatttaattaaagataataatatatttatttttaaataacgaTAATAAGTTACAAAGatctttattaaaattttaaaataaaaaatataaattagtttaaaaaaatgaaaatgtcatctatttttaatccaaaagtgTGAGaggaacaaattttttttataaaatttcaaagattaaaaatataagtattttccatataaatatataaaaaataaacattaatttcgtgcctaaaataaaataataaataaataaatttatatttaaatttaaaatatatgaatatCAAAGAATTCactaagaaaaaaagaaaaagttttttacCTACCAAAAGATGACATTAAACAGAAGATGGGCAGTTTTGTCTTTTTCGCATCATCTTCAACAGTTTAGAGTATTGTTGGGGCAACTTAGTTTCCTTCTCCATGTTCCCTTATGTTGTCTCTGTCTTTCATCCAATGAACTACCAACTCCATTCTCCACAACCCACAAACCAAAATGCCACctttccttcttctccttctctTCACCTCTTCTTTCATTCACGGCCACGCACAATCTCCACCCCAAACCCAAGGTTTCATATCCATGTTAATCACCCAAAATGGTCTTGATTTTGTGAAAGACCTTCTGGTGAAAAAGGCTATTTCCTCTATAGTTTCACTCCGGTTACCGAATATTGAAAAGGGTACAAGGATTCCGTTTTTGGGTAATGTTTACTTGGTGCTTTCTGATGTGACAATTTATGAAATTGATGTTGCTTCATCGGTTGTTAAGCCTGGAGAGAGTGGGATTTCGATTGTTGGTTCTGGGGTTAGTTGTAATTTGAGTATGAGTTGGTATTATGCTTATAGTACTTGGATTGGTCCTGTTGAAATTTCTGATCAAGGTTTGGCACATGTTCaggtatgagaattttgtttgattttgatatAATCTAGCTTGATGCCCTGTGTTTAGATGTTTTGAGTGTAATCTAGCTAGCACTCCGACGCAGTAATTGAGTGAAAAGTAGTATGAGAGTGGGAATGAATTGAATACCTCAGAGGCACGGTCTAATCCTTATTTAGTATGGGCTGTTAAAACCATCCTTGTGTGATTTGGCGCCTTGTACAGGTTGCTGTTCGATTAGATTCAACGATGAGAGATGTGATGGAAGGTGTGATCACATATCCTCGCAGGAATGAGGATCCACCTGTTTGGTGCGTCTTTCTATTCAATACTTGTTATTGGACCTTCTCTGTGAGCCTTGTGGATGGCTCTGGACATGAATGATTTCCTTTCTTCTTGTAAGAAGTTGTGTACTTTGGCAAGTTTAGAGTACATCAAATCATTACAGAATTAAAGGGAAGGGAAAAAGACTATGCTAAGTTTAGATTTCCTTTCATGACTATTCATCATGTGTTTTTACTTTCATCAATTTGGAAATATTTAGATGACAGTCTTTAGAGAATTGAAGTGATTGACGCCATTATGATCCCTAGATTCCCTCTTACAAACTCGACAGAACAGAATTAAAATGACTCAGCAATTTGATGATGAATATGCTTCACGGCTGCCTAAGTTCAATTAGTAGTTGTTGAACCAGTTCTAGAAGTTAGATCGTTTCTCCTCGCCATTTCTCACTAGAAACTCACACCGAACCCTGGTGATGACGTTCAACCTAGCAATGATGGCTTTTGCCAGTTAAGTTAGGATTTTTTAATGAGATTCGCAAGTACCTATTGCATCTAGTTCTGAGAAATTGGTGACGATGAATCAAAATTAAACTTATTGTGCGCACACGCTTTGAAGTCATTGCACAATCTTCCTCTTCATCTTTATTCTCTTTGTTGTAGGCTTATAGCATCCTCAGCCCACAAAATTTGATCTAAAAATCAATGTTTTACTTATTTTATATTTGTAACCACTCTTGTGAACATGGGCTCAAAACTATACCGGTTTCTTGTtagtaatatttttgtttttatctgtTTAATTTCTTcataaatgtaataaaaaatttgataagTGCTGATTTTGGAAAGGTTGAAGGCATGGAAGTTGAACTTTCATTGGGATTAGAGAACCAAGAAGGATCTTTGGATCTCAAACTTAAGAACTGTGATTCTTCTGTTAAAGATATTTCAATAAAATTGGATGGAGGTGCATCTTGGCTTTATCAAGGGTATGTCCGCAATATTTCATTTTTCATGTTCTATTTTCATGTGACGGAAAATGATTTTGCGGTGTCTTGACTTAGTTTTGATTCATATCTAACAGGATTATTGATGCTTTTGAAGGGAATATTGGATCAGCAGTAGAAAATGCTATCACCAAGAAACTTGGAAATGGGATTTCGAAGCTCGACTCGTATTTGAAAAGTCTCCCAAAGGAGGTTCCGGTCGACGACCACTCTTCTTTGAATGTAACTATTATCAACGATGTCTTACTAAGTGAGTCGTCCGTTGGATTTGAAACCAACGGGTTATTTATACAAAGAAATGATTCCCTATCTATTCCTAACCTCTTACATAAGAATACAAAACTTCCAATTCTATGCACAAACTCATCGAAAATGCTAGCAATCACTTTAGACGAGGCCGTTTTCAACTCGGCATCAGCCCTGTATTATGATGTAAGTTTGAATGTTTGTTCATGGTCTTTTAAAGCATGAATTGTGTCGAATGAGAAATTGCTTCGATGTTTTCAGGCAAAATTTATGCATTGGATTGTGGACCAAATACCAGATCAATCTCTATTGAACACTGCAGGGTGGAGATTTATTATTCCTCAGCTGTACAAGAAATACCCAAATCATCGAATGAACTTGAACATATCTTTGTCTTCTCCTCCGGTTGTGGAGATTTCAAATCAGAAAGCCGGTGTGCACATATTCGCAGACTTAACAATCGATGTTTTGGAAGAAGATGAAGTAATACCAGTAGCATGTATCTCATTGGTATGATCTTTGATATTTCCATCACCATTCTGATTTCCCAAACACATTACTTTGGTGTTATCATTCTATTCAACTGCAAAATTCGTCGTATCGTATCAAATCTT includes these proteins:
- the LOC131621079 gene encoding putative BPI/LBP family protein At1g04970; the encoded protein is MPPFLLLLLFTSSFIHGHAQSPPQTQGFISMLITQNGLDFVKDLLVKKAISSIVSLRLPNIEKGTRIPFLGNVYLVLSDVTIYEIDVASSVVKPGESGISIVGSGVSCNLSMSWYYAYSTWIGPVEISDQGLAHVQVEGMEVELSLGLENQEGSLDLKLKNCDSSVKDISIKLDGGASWLYQGIIDAFEGNIGSAVENAITKKLGNGISKLDSYLKSLPKEVPVDDHSSLNVTIINDVLLSESSVGFETNGLFIQRNDSLSIPNLLHKNTKLPILCTNSSKMLAITLDEAVFNSASALYYDAKFMHWIVDQIPDQSLLNTAGWRFIIPQLYKKYPNHRMNLNISLSSPPVVEISNQKAGVHIFADLTIDVLEEDEVIPVACISLMIQASGLVKINGNNLVGTIRLDDFGMSLKWSNIGNLRMFLIQPAIWTIIETVFLPYANSHLSKGLPLPIIHGFTLQDAEIILSTSKVGVCSDVSFAESNKHFLPFIM